Below is a window of Agrobacterium vitis DNA.
CGCCACGGGAATGCCCATCTGAATGGTCATGATCACGGCGTCGCAGGCCGATTTAACGTCAGCAAAGGCGCAGACCCCGCCACCGATCTTTTCGGGGATGCCCTGGAGTTTAAGGGTGATCGAGGTGATCACCCCCAGCGTGCCTTCGGCACCGACGAACAGCCGCGTCAGATCATAGCCCGCCGAAGATTTACGGGCGCGGTGGGCGGTGCGGATCTCTTCGCCATTGGCAGTCACCACCGTCAGAGCCATGACATTGTCCTTCATCGTGCCATAGCGCACCGCATTGGTGCCGGAGGCACGGGTCGAGGCCATGCCGCCGATCGAGGCATTGGCGCCGGGATCGATGGGGAAGAACAGGCCGGTATCGCGCAGATAGGTGTTCAGCGCCTCGCGCGTCACACCGGGCTGGACGGTGCAGTCGAGATCCTCGGCATTGACCTCGATAACCTGGTCCATCCGGGTGAAATCGATGGAAATGCCGCCATGCGCCGCATTGACCTGCCCCTCCAGCGAAGAGCCAACCCCAAACGGCACCATCGGCACCTTATGCTGGGCGCAGGCCCGCACAACGGTCTTCACATCCTCGGCGCTTTCGACGAAAACCACCCCATCGGGCAATTGCGCCGGCAGATAGGTGGTGGTGTGGGCATGTTGCTCCCGGAAGGATTGCCCGGTCTGGAACCGCTCGCCGAAGGACTGCTTGAGCAGATCCAGAACGAGTGCAATCCCCTCCTCGTTGCGCATTCCCGCCACGACATCCTTCCTGCTCATGCCCGTCTCCCTGCATCTCGAGAATCTGTCAGGTTCAGATTGAACCAAACAGTCTCTCGATTCTCTAGTTTCGTTTGTTTTTTCGGGAAAACCGGTTTCCACTTTTCCCTGACAAACTCTAACCATTTTTTCAATTGGTTGCAGGTATGGCCAGACCAGACAGGCTTGTCCAGTCATTGCGGCAGGAATTGCCAATATCCTGTGAGCGTCATCCCCGAACGATCAGCCGAACCGGCCGGTCACATAATCGCTGGTACGCTGGTCGCTTGGGGCGCTGAAAATCGCTTCGGTGCGGTCAAATTCCACCAGTTCGCCCAGATACATGAAGGCGGTATATTGCGAGATACGCGCCGCCTGATGCAGATTATGGGTGACGATGGCGATGCAATAGGTGGACCGCAGGGTTTCGATCAATTCTTCCAGCTTGCTGGTCGAGATCGGATCGAGCGCCGAGGCTGGCTCATCCAGCAGCAGCACGGACGGCTTGACGGCAATGGCACGGGCAATGCACAGGCGCTGTTGCTGGCCACCGGAAAGACCAAGCCCGCTCTGATGCAGCTTGTCCTTCACCTCGCCCCAAAGTGCTGCTTCCTGAAGTGCTGCTTCAACGCGATTGTCCATATCCGGCTTGGAGAGCTTTTCATAAAGGCGGATGCCGAAAGCGATATTCTCGTAGATCGACATCGGAAACGGCGTCGGCTTTTGGAAAACCATGCCAATCTTGGCGCGCAGCCGGTTCAGGTCTTCGGATGGGTTGAGAATATCGCGTCCGTCGAGCAAAACCTCGCCCGTCACCCTCTGACCCGGATAGAGATCATACATCCGGTTGAAAATCCGTAACAAGGTCGATTTTCCACAGCCGGACGGGCCGATAAAGGCGGTGACCGTGCGGTCACGCAGGCCGAGATCGACATTTTTGATCGCCTGATAGCCATTCTGGTAATAAAACGACAGCT
It encodes the following:
- a CDS encoding FAD-binding oxidoreductase, coding for MSRKDVVAGMRNEEGIALVLDLLKQSFGERFQTGQSFREQHAHTTTYLPAQLPDGVVFVESAEDVKTVVRACAQHKVPMVPFGVGSSLEGQVNAAHGGISIDFTRMDQVIEVNAEDLDCTVQPGVTREALNTYLRDTGLFFPIDPGANASIGGMASTRASGTNAVRYGTMKDNVMALTVVTANGEEIRTAHRARKSSAGYDLTRLFVGAEGTLGVITSITLKLQGIPEKIGGGVCAFADVKSACDAVIMTIQMGIPVARIELLDAMQVRACNAYSNLSLPERPTLFLEFHGTEQTVALQAEQFAAIAEEYGAEDLRFTSDPQERAQLWKARHNAYWAGRALAPELAGLSTDVCVPISKLAECVAETQADIAETGLLAPIVGHVGDGNFHLLILFDDKDAENVDKVEAFMARLNDRALAMDGTCTGEHGVGQGKMSYLEAELGGALDVMRQVKRGLDPDNLFNPGKIFRL
- the pstB gene encoding phosphate ABC transporter ATP-binding protein PstB, giving the protein MRAPLQAFNPSDIGRPIKVEAKQLSFYYQNGYQAIKNVDLGLRDRTVTAFIGPSGCGKSTLLRIFNRMYDLYPGQRVTGEVLLDGRDILNPSEDLNRLRAKIGMVFQKPTPFPMSIYENIAFGIRLYEKLSKPDMDNRVEAALQEAALWGEVKDKLHQSGLGLSGGQQQRLCIARAIAVKPSVLLLDEPASALDPISTSKLEELIETLRSTYCIAIVTHNLHQAARISQYTAFMYLGELVEFDRTEAIFSAPSDQRTSDYVTGRFG